The following are encoded together in the Pedobacter steynii genome:
- a CDS encoding tetratricopeptide repeat protein, protein MICPFSLFANFDFNANCLRAYQNIFELKLTTAKALIANEKKINPNNAIIPLLENYIDYFHLLTTESKTDFDKLKENKSKRLDQIESDDKTSPYYLYAQAEINLQWALIRGRYGEYFTAAREIKKANGLLQDNVKKFPGFHLNAKGLGVINAFLGNLPDGMLKSTLATFGIRGNLQTGMNMLDNLAENLPKSTYEPFYEEVIFYYVFVLNDIAHSRDAYQKTMKYTARISDRSLLKAYLQASVCAKTGHNAEAIQILLNRPSGNYYESFPYLDLLLGTAMLNKLDQSAAIYFNKFLLHNKGVNYIKDANLHLAWSALLKGDTGAYSAFTAKVKSGGYTYQEKDKQALNEANSPMPDVSLLKARLLFDGGYYSKGLEVLSARNEGDYTPGRNRAEYYYRLGRINDELGKDEVALSNYQLAISSGKQLKYYFAANSALQMGKIYEKQKNYIKARASFNTAIQMKNHEYESSIETQAKAGLGRIR, encoded by the coding sequence TTGATTTGCCCATTTTCTCTTTTTGCTAATTTTGATTTTAATGCAAATTGTCTGCGGGCTTATCAAAACATTTTCGAGTTAAAGCTGACTACCGCAAAGGCTTTGATTGCGAACGAAAAGAAAATCAACCCTAATAATGCGATTATCCCCTTACTGGAAAATTATATTGATTACTTTCATCTGCTGACTACAGAGAGTAAAACGGATTTTGACAAATTGAAGGAGAATAAGTCGAAGCGTCTCGACCAGATTGAAAGCGATGACAAAACATCTCCCTATTATTTGTATGCCCAGGCAGAAATCAATTTGCAATGGGCATTGATCAGAGGACGCTATGGGGAATATTTTACAGCTGCCAGAGAGATAAAAAAGGCCAATGGCCTGTTACAGGACAACGTTAAAAAATTTCCTGGATTTCACCTGAATGCTAAAGGTTTGGGTGTGATTAATGCCTTCCTGGGGAATTTGCCAGATGGAATGCTGAAAAGTACCCTGGCGACATTTGGGATTCGGGGTAACCTGCAAACCGGGATGAATATGTTGGATAACCTGGCAGAGAATCTTCCTAAATCAACGTATGAACCCTTTTATGAAGAGGTTATATTTTATTATGTGTTTGTACTAAATGATATTGCACACAGCCGTGATGCCTATCAGAAAACGATGAAATACACGGCACGTATTTCTGATCGTAGTTTGCTAAAAGCGTATCTTCAGGCATCTGTTTGTGCGAAAACCGGGCACAATGCAGAGGCTATCCAAATTTTATTGAACAGGCCATCTGGGAATTATTACGAATCATTTCCTTATTTAGACCTTTTGCTTGGCACTGCAATGCTTAATAAGCTGGATCAATCTGCCGCTATTTATTTCAATAAATTTTTACTGCATAATAAAGGTGTAAATTACATTAAAGACGCGAACCTTCACTTGGCCTGGTCGGCATTGTTAAAAGGCGACACGGGGGCTTATTCAGCGTTTACAGCTAAAGTAAAAAGCGGAGGGTATACTTATCAGGAAAAGGATAAGCAGGCTTTAAATGAGGCCAATTCTCCAATGCCTGACGTATCGTTGTTAAAAGCCAGGCTTTTATTCGATGGAGGCTATTATAGTAAAGGACTTGAGGTGTTATCTGCCCGGAATGAAGGGGATTATACCCCTGGCCGGAACAGGGCAGAATATTACTATCGCCTGGGCCGTATAAATGACGAATTGGGGAAAGACGAAGTTGCTTTGAGTAATTACCAGCTTGCAATCAGTTCCGGAAAACAGCTTAAGTATTATTTTGCAGCCAATTCCGCTTTGCAAATGGGAAAGATTTATGAGAAACAGAAAAACTATATTAAGGCCAGAGCGAGTTTCAATACGGCGATTCAAATGAAAAATCATGAATATGAAAGCAGCATTGAAACTCAGGCAAAGGCAGGATTAGGTCGTATCCGGTAA
- a CDS encoding 3-oxoacyl-ACP synthase III family protein, whose protein sequence is MGEKRNLNSVIIGTGSYIPENIISGDAFLNSTFYDNGLPLEKDIHEIISKFTEITEIKERRYIDDHLNNSDIAAIAAQRAIDHAQIDKESIDHIIFCHNFGDVKPGTNRTDILPSLAAKVKQTLNIENPDCVAYDLIFGCPGWVQGAIQANYLLQSGDASRVMVIGAETLSRIIDPHDRDTMIFSDGAAAVIFEATASEDHLGIIAHKTQTYAVNFGSLLTMGRSNNPEETNGNAYLKMNGRKLYEFAVTNVPQVVKKAIDKAEIDIKDIKIVFIHQANGKMDHAIMKRLFKLYQLESVPENLVPMSICWLGNSSVATVPTLLDLVWKGKVNGYQINKGDYAVFASVGAGMHINAFIYRF, encoded by the coding sequence ATGGGCGAAAAAAGAAACTTAAATTCAGTTATTATAGGTACTGGAAGCTACATTCCAGAAAACATCATCTCAGGTGACGCCTTTTTGAATTCTACATTTTACGATAACGGCTTACCCCTTGAAAAAGATATTCATGAAATCATCAGTAAATTTACTGAGATTACAGAGATCAAAGAACGAAGGTATATTGATGACCATTTAAACAATAGTGACATTGCCGCAATTGCCGCGCAACGAGCGATTGATCATGCACAAATAGACAAGGAAAGTATCGACCATATCATCTTTTGCCATAATTTCGGAGATGTTAAGCCAGGTACAAACAGAACCGATATCCTCCCTTCTCTTGCCGCCAAGGTAAAACAAACCCTTAACATTGAAAACCCGGACTGTGTTGCCTACGATCTTATATTTGGTTGTCCGGGTTGGGTACAGGGAGCCATTCAGGCCAATTATCTTTTACAAAGCGGAGATGCATCAAGAGTCATGGTTATTGGCGCTGAAACCCTATCAAGGATCATCGATCCTCATGACAGAGATACCATGATTTTTTCTGATGGAGCAGCTGCAGTAATATTTGAAGCAACAGCCTCAGAAGATCACCTGGGAATTATTGCCCATAAAACCCAGACTTACGCTGTTAATTTCGGATCATTACTGACGATGGGAAGGAGCAATAATCCGGAAGAAACCAATGGTAACGCCTATTTAAAAATGAACGGCCGGAAACTGTATGAGTTTGCAGTAACAAACGTTCCTCAGGTTGTTAAAAAAGCAATAGATAAAGCTGAAATAGATATTAAAGACATTAAAATTGTTTTTATTCATCAGGCAAATGGCAAAATGGATCATGCCATCATGAAACGCCTTTTTAAATTATATCAGCTGGAATCCGTTCCTGAAAACCTGGTTCCGATGTCAATTTGCTGGCTTGGAAACAGTTCTGTCGCGACTGTGCCTACACTGTTAGATCTGGTTTGGAAGGGAAAAGTAAATGGATACCAGATTAATAAAGGCGATTATGCGGTCTTTGCTTCCGTAGGAGCAGGAATGCACATTAATGCGTTTATTTATCGTTTTTAA
- a CDS encoding zinc ribbon domain-containing protein, giving the protein MEQTVEQKLKALYELQTLHTKIDKIRQIRGELPMEVADLEDEVAGLETRIQKFKGELDDTEDAIVTRKNMIKEAQGLIKKYETQLKDVKNNREYDALTKEVEIQTLEIQVCEKKIREFGFDIVTKNEVYEKALADLESRRKDLDIKKGELQTITSETEKEEQALAKKSEKAETQIEERLLTAYNRLRGNANNGLAVVTIDRDSCSGCFNQIPPQRQLDIRQRKKIIVCEHCGRILVDEALTLEVVPA; this is encoded by the coding sequence ATGGAACAAACTGTAGAGCAAAAGCTAAAAGCTTTATACGAATTACAAACCCTGCATACTAAGATCGATAAAATACGTCAAATACGTGGTGAATTACCAATGGAAGTTGCGGATTTGGAAGACGAAGTTGCTGGCCTGGAAACACGTATACAAAAATTCAAAGGCGAATTGGATGATACTGAAGATGCCATTGTAACACGTAAAAATATGATCAAAGAAGCTCAAGGCTTGATCAAAAAATATGAAACCCAGTTAAAAGATGTTAAAAACAACCGTGAGTACGATGCCTTAACTAAAGAGGTAGAAATACAAACGCTTGAAATCCAGGTTTGCGAGAAGAAAATCAGAGAGTTTGGTTTTGATATCGTGACTAAGAATGAGGTTTATGAAAAAGCACTTGCTGATTTAGAGTCAAGAAGAAAAGATCTTGACATTAAAAAAGGAGAGTTGCAAACCATTACTTCAGAAACGGAAAAAGAAGAGCAGGCATTGGCTAAGAAATCTGAAAAAGCAGAAACGCAAATCGAAGAAAGACTACTGACGGCTTATAACAGATTAAGAGGAAATGCAAATAACGGATTGGCAGTTGTAACGATCGACCGTGATTCGTGCTCAGGATGTTTCAATCAGATTCCACCTCAACGTCAGCTGGATATTCGTCAACGTAAAAAAATCATTGTTTGTGAGCATTGTGGAAGAATCCTCGTTGATGAGGCCCTTACATTGGAAGTTGTTCCTGCATAA
- the ftsH gene encoding ATP-dependent zinc metalloprotease FtsH, with product MKENPNTKPKLIKRIPNIPKKPQKGSKFNIFWVYAAIILGLILLQFLFSADTTKDVTYRTFETQMLLPGDVEKLVAYKHEDLVKVEVYIKKDRLNTEKYKKYISKNNFGTANGPAVYFTSGSMDALDTQLKESQKNLPPDQQILAEKETRQSTFNSWFFTVIIPVLLFIGFWIFIMRRMGGGAGGGGGQIFNIGKSKATLFDKESQVNVTFNDVAGLEEAKQEVMEIVDFLKNPKKYTNLGGKIPKGALLVGSPGTGKTLLAKAVAGEAQVPFFSLSGSDFVEMFVGVGASRVRDLFKQAKDKAPCIIFIDEVDAIGRARGKNSMMGGNDERENTLNQLLVEMDGFGTDSGIIILAATNRPDVLDSALLRPGRFDRQISIDKPDLVGREQIFKVHLKPIKTDEVVDAKKLSAQTPGFAGAEIANVCNEAALIAARRNKESVDMQDFQDAIDRVIGGLEKKNKIISPEEKRIVAYHEAGHAIAGWFLEHADPLVKVSIVPRGVAALGYAQYLPKEQFLYTTEQLTDGMCMTMGGRVAEDIVFGKISTGAQNDLERITKLSYAMVTIYGMSDTIGNVSFHDPQNEYNFNKPYSERTSELIDIEVRKLVEEVYARTKQLLTDKREGLEKLAQKLLEKEILFQADLEEILGKRPFDNRTTYDEFVNGTGDQKPAAEGLLHNGIGEATDIAAPTSPAQTES from the coding sequence ATGAAAGAGAACCCAAATACAAAACCTAAATTAATTAAGAGAATCCCGAATATTCCCAAAAAGCCTCAAAAAGGTTCAAAATTCAATATCTTTTGGGTTTATGCGGCAATTATTTTAGGTCTGATTTTATTGCAATTCCTATTTAGCGCAGATACCACTAAAGACGTTACTTACCGTACTTTCGAAACGCAGATGCTTTTACCTGGTGATGTTGAAAAACTAGTTGCCTATAAGCATGAAGATTTGGTGAAAGTAGAGGTCTATATTAAAAAAGACAGACTAAATACCGAGAAATATAAAAAGTACATCAGTAAAAACAATTTTGGTACGGCTAACGGACCTGCGGTATATTTCACCTCAGGCTCTATGGATGCTTTAGATACTCAGCTGAAGGAATCTCAGAAAAACCTGCCTCCGGATCAGCAGATTCTTGCAGAAAAAGAGACCAGACAAAGTACATTCAACTCCTGGTTCTTTACCGTAATCATTCCGGTATTGCTATTTATCGGATTCTGGATCTTCATTATGCGTCGCATGGGTGGTGGTGCCGGTGGTGGTGGTGGACAGATCTTCAATATTGGAAAATCTAAAGCAACACTATTTGATAAAGAAAGCCAGGTAAACGTAACATTTAATGATGTTGCCGGTCTGGAAGAAGCCAAGCAAGAGGTAATGGAAATTGTCGATTTCCTTAAAAACCCTAAAAAATATACCAACTTAGGAGGTAAAATTCCTAAAGGTGCATTATTGGTTGGTTCACCAGGAACAGGTAAAACCTTATTGGCCAAAGCGGTTGCCGGAGAAGCACAGGTTCCATTCTTCTCTCTGTCGGGTTCAGACTTTGTGGAGATGTTTGTAGGAGTTGGTGCATCACGTGTCCGTGATTTATTTAAACAGGCAAAAGATAAAGCCCCTTGTATTATTTTTATTGACGAGGTTGATGCCATCGGCCGGGCCAGAGGTAAAAACAGTATGATGGGTGGAAACGATGAGCGTGAAAATACACTCAACCAGTTATTAGTTGAAATGGATGGATTTGGTACAGATTCAGGAATTATCATTCTTGCTGCAACAAATCGGCCGGACGTTTTAGACTCTGCTTTACTTAGACCGGGCCGTTTTGACAGACAAATTTCCATTGACAAGCCAGATTTAGTTGGTCGCGAGCAGATCTTTAAAGTTCACCTGAAACCAATTAAAACGGATGAAGTGGTAGATGCAAAAAAATTATCTGCACAAACTCCGGGGTTTGCCGGTGCTGAAATTGCCAACGTGTGTAACGAGGCTGCTCTGATTGCTGCCAGACGCAATAAAGAATCAGTCGATATGCAGGATTTCCAGGATGCTATTGACCGTGTAATCGGTGGTTTAGAGAAAAAAAATAAAATCATCTCTCCGGAAGAGAAAAGAATAGTCGCTTATCATGAAGCCGGACATGCCATCGCAGGATGGTTCCTCGAGCATGCAGATCCATTGGTAAAAGTATCCATCGTACCTCGTGGCGTTGCTGCATTGGGATATGCACAATACCTACCTAAAGAACAGTTCCTGTATACCACAGAGCAATTGACAGATGGGATGTGTATGACCATGGGTGGTAGGGTCGCTGAAGACATTGTTTTTGGTAAAATCTCTACCGGTGCTCAAAATGACCTGGAACGGATTACCAAACTTTCTTATGCGATGGTGACCATTTATGGAATGAGCGATACCATTGGTAATGTCTCTTTCCACGATCCTCAGAATGAATATAACTTCAATAAGCCTTATTCAGAAAGAACGTCAGAATTGATCGATATTGAAGTTCGCAAACTGGTAGAAGAGGTTTATGCAAGAACAAAACAACTTTTAACCGATAAGAGAGAGGGCCTGGAAAAATTAGCTCAGAAGCTGTTGGAAAAAGAAATCTTATTCCAGGCTGATCTGGAAGAAATCTTAGGCAAACGTCCTTTTGATAACCGGACTACTTACGATGAGTTTGTAAATGGAACCGGCGATCAAAAACCTGCTGCTGAAGGGTTGTTACATAATGGTATTGGAGAAGCTACAGATATTGCTGCCCCAACCAGCCCTGCTCAAACAGAATCTTAA
- a CDS encoding LutC/YkgG family protein, which translates to MQENRSSKELMLKKIRKALLEKRDNPYPNLEDTPLYPKNDELLEILFAEELTAVSGNFIYCENGIEFIENILQLAEKFNWRKIYCWEPELQQLLSEYEFPFYQTDKDFELAEVGITSCEALVARNGSIMVSNENAAGRRLSIFPHHHIVIARPGQLVLDLKDAFKVIKNKYGDQLPSMISTITGPSRTADIEKTLVLGAHGPKELFVFLIDDFS; encoded by the coding sequence ATGCAAGAAAACAGATCTTCTAAAGAGTTAATGCTAAAAAAGATAAGGAAAGCCCTTTTAGAAAAGCGCGACAACCCTTATCCTAATCTGGAAGATACCCCTCTATATCCAAAGAATGATGAACTGCTCGAAATCCTGTTTGCGGAAGAGCTGACAGCTGTATCTGGTAACTTCATTTATTGTGAAAATGGAATTGAATTCATTGAGAATATTCTTCAGCTGGCAGAGAAATTCAACTGGAGAAAAATCTATTGCTGGGAACCTGAGTTACAACAGCTCCTGTCTGAATATGAATTTCCCTTTTATCAGACCGACAAAGATTTTGAACTCGCTGAAGTAGGAATCACCTCATGTGAAGCTTTGGTTGCTCGTAATGGTTCCATAATGGTCTCTAACGAAAATGCTGCAGGAAGAAGACTAAGTATATTCCCTCATCATCATATTGTTATTGCCAGACCAGGACAACTGGTGTTGGATTTAAAAGATGCTTTTAAGGTCATTAAAAACAAATATGGAGATCAGCTTCCCTCCATGATCAGTACAATCACCGGACCAAGCAGAACGGCTGATATTGAAAAAACATTAGTACTCGGTGCACACGGACCTAAAGAATTATTTGTATTTTTAATCGACGATTTTTCTTAA